A single window of Candoia aspera isolate rCanAsp1 chromosome 3, rCanAsp1.hap2, whole genome shotgun sequence DNA harbors:
- the DYRK3 gene encoding dual specificity tyrosine-phosphorylation-regulated kinase 3 isoform X3, translating to MKDHPLTGSQVKVEQLFEDSGNRRSSTLQSSGINGSERSFPTPAKDKSTDSICTIKNSGSSIKAQKAGCQSAEQALKQYKQQLTAYEQQEILNFPEIYFVGPSAKKRQGVIGGPNNGGYDDEQGSYIHVPHDHLAYRYEVLKIIGKGSFGQVAKVFDHKHHQHLALKMVRNEKRFHRQAAEEIRILEHLKKQDKTGSMNVIHMLESFTFRNHICMTFELLSMNLYELIKRNKFQGFSVQLVRKFAHSILQCLEGLYRNKIIHCDLKPENILLKQQGRSGIKVIDFGSSCFEHQRVYTYIQSRFYRAPEVILGSRYGMPIDMWSFGCILVELLTGYPLFPGEDESDQLACMMELLGMPPQKLLDQSKRAKNFINSKGHPRYCSVTTQADGKVTLNGSRSRRGKMRGAPGNKDWITALKGCDDPLFIEFLKECLNWDPSARMTPSQALRHPWICKRVPKPPSVDKSSGKRIAHYTSSFPGIGSRLPPVVGVANKLRANLMSDSNANIPLCTVLPKLVS from the coding sequence ATGAAGGATCATCCTTTGACTGGGAGCCAAGTCAAAGTTGAGCAATTATTTGAAGACTCTGGAAATAGAAGGAGCAGTACTCTGCAGTCCTCTGGAATAAATGGCTCTGAAAGGTCATTTCCAACTCCAGCAAAAGATAAAAGCACTGATAGTATATGCACCATCAAAAATAGTGGCAGCTCAATAAAAGCACAGAAAGCTGGTTGTCAGTCTGCAGAGCAAGCGCTGAAGCAATATAAGCAGCAGCTAACAGCCTACGAGCAACAAGAAATACTTAATTTTCCTGAAATCTATTTTGTGGGCCCAAGTGCAAAGAAAAGACAAGGAGTCATTGGTGGCCCAAACAATGGTGGATATGATGATGAGCAAGGCAGCTACATTCATGTACCTCATGACCATCTTGCCTACCGATATGAAGTACTTAAAATAATTGGGAAAGGCAGCTTTGGCCAAGTAGCTAAAGTGTTTGATCACAAACACCACCAACATTTGGCTCTAAAGATGGTACGCAACGAGAAACGATTTCACCGGCAAGCGGCAGAAGAAATACGCATCCTGGAACATCtcaaaaagcaagataaaactgGCAGCATGAACGTTATTCACATGCTAGAAAGTTTTACCTTTCGAAATCACATATGTATGACTTTTGAGCTCTTGAGCATGAATCTGTATGAGCTGATCAAAAGAAATAAGTTTCAAGGCTTCAGTGTGCAGCTTGTACGTAAATTCGCCCACTCAATATTGCAATGTCTGGAGGGgctttacagaaacaaaattataCATTGTGACTTAAAACCTGAAAATATTCTTCTAAAACAGCAAGGGCGGAGTGGAATCAAAGTAATTGATTTTGGATCTAGCTGTTTTGAGCACCAAAGAGTTTATACTTACATCCAGTCTCGGTTTTACAGAGCCCCAGAAGTTATCCTGGGAAGCCGCTATGGGATGCCCATTGATATGTGGAGTTTTGGTTGTATTCTTGTGGAACTTCTGACTGGTTATCCTTTGTTTCCAGGAGAGGATGAGAGTGATCAACTAGCTTGTATGATGGAGCTCCTTGGAATGCCCCCACAGAAATTGCTAGACCAATCCAAGCGAGCCAAAAACTTCATCAATTCGAAAGGTCATCCTCGCTATTGCTCTGTAACAACACAAGCAGATGGGAAAGTCACTCTTAATGGTAGCAGATCACGAAGGGGTAAAATGCGCGGTGCTCCAGGCAACAAGGACTGGATCACAGCATTAAAAGGCTGTGATGACCCTTTGTTTATAGAGTTCTTAAAAGAATGTCTTAATTGGGATCCTTCTGCACGGATGACTCCTAGCCAAGCTTTAAGACATCCTTGGATTTGTAAGCGAGTACCTAAGCCTCCCAGTGTGGATAAAAGTTCAGGCAAACGGATTGCTCACTATACAAGCTCTTTCCCAGGGATAGGTTCCAGATTACCCCCAGTTGTTGGGGTAGCAAACAAACTGAGAGCTAATCTAATGTCTGATTCAAATGCCAATATACCTCTATGTACCGTGCTACCAAAATTGGTCAGCTAA
- the DYRK3 gene encoding dual specificity tyrosine-phosphorylation-regulated kinase 3 isoform X2, with protein sequence MMLLSRKSEGPLSAARFGDGLYDSYMRIDQIRYPDPTNEECTPSGFPSLGRSNVTTNSITMKDHPLTGSQVKVEQLFEDSGNRRSSTLQSSGINGSERSFPTPAKDKSTDSICTIKNSGSSIKAQKAGCQSAEQALKQYKQQLTAYEQQEILNFPEIYFVGPSAKKRQGVIGGPNNGGYDDEQGSYIHVPHDHLAYRYEVLKIIGKGSFGQVAKVFDHKHHQHLALKMVRNEKRFHRQAAEEIRILEHLKKQDKTGSMNVIHMLESFTFRNHICMTFELLSMNLYELIKRNKFQGFSVQLVRKFAHSILQCLEGLYRNKIIHCDLKPENILLKQQGRSGIKVIDFGSSCFEHQRVYTYIQSRFYRAPEVILGSRYGMPIDMWSFGCILVELLTGYPLFPGEDESDQLACMMELLGMPPQKLLDQSKRAKNFINSKGHPRYCSVTTQADGKVTLNGSRSRRGKMRGAPGNKDWITALKGCDDPLFIEFLKECLNWDPSARMTPSQALRHPWICKRVPKPPSVDKSSGKRIAHYTSSFPGIGSRLPPVVGVANKLRANLMSDSNANIPLCTVLPKLVS encoded by the coding sequence GTAACTACTAACTCAATCACAATGAAGGATCATCCTTTGACTGGGAGCCAAGTCAAAGTTGAGCAATTATTTGAAGACTCTGGAAATAGAAGGAGCAGTACTCTGCAGTCCTCTGGAATAAATGGCTCTGAAAGGTCATTTCCAACTCCAGCAAAAGATAAAAGCACTGATAGTATATGCACCATCAAAAATAGTGGCAGCTCAATAAAAGCACAGAAAGCTGGTTGTCAGTCTGCAGAGCAAGCGCTGAAGCAATATAAGCAGCAGCTAACAGCCTACGAGCAACAAGAAATACTTAATTTTCCTGAAATCTATTTTGTGGGCCCAAGTGCAAAGAAAAGACAAGGAGTCATTGGTGGCCCAAACAATGGTGGATATGATGATGAGCAAGGCAGCTACATTCATGTACCTCATGACCATCTTGCCTACCGATATGAAGTACTTAAAATAATTGGGAAAGGCAGCTTTGGCCAAGTAGCTAAAGTGTTTGATCACAAACACCACCAACATTTGGCTCTAAAGATGGTACGCAACGAGAAACGATTTCACCGGCAAGCGGCAGAAGAAATACGCATCCTGGAACATCtcaaaaagcaagataaaactgGCAGCATGAACGTTATTCACATGCTAGAAAGTTTTACCTTTCGAAATCACATATGTATGACTTTTGAGCTCTTGAGCATGAATCTGTATGAGCTGATCAAAAGAAATAAGTTTCAAGGCTTCAGTGTGCAGCTTGTACGTAAATTCGCCCACTCAATATTGCAATGTCTGGAGGGgctttacagaaacaaaattataCATTGTGACTTAAAACCTGAAAATATTCTTCTAAAACAGCAAGGGCGGAGTGGAATCAAAGTAATTGATTTTGGATCTAGCTGTTTTGAGCACCAAAGAGTTTATACTTACATCCAGTCTCGGTTTTACAGAGCCCCAGAAGTTATCCTGGGAAGCCGCTATGGGATGCCCATTGATATGTGGAGTTTTGGTTGTATTCTTGTGGAACTTCTGACTGGTTATCCTTTGTTTCCAGGAGAGGATGAGAGTGATCAACTAGCTTGTATGATGGAGCTCCTTGGAATGCCCCCACAGAAATTGCTAGACCAATCCAAGCGAGCCAAAAACTTCATCAATTCGAAAGGTCATCCTCGCTATTGCTCTGTAACAACACAAGCAGATGGGAAAGTCACTCTTAATGGTAGCAGATCACGAAGGGGTAAAATGCGCGGTGCTCCAGGCAACAAGGACTGGATCACAGCATTAAAAGGCTGTGATGACCCTTTGTTTATAGAGTTCTTAAAAGAATGTCTTAATTGGGATCCTTCTGCACGGATGACTCCTAGCCAAGCTTTAAGACATCCTTGGATTTGTAAGCGAGTACCTAAGCCTCCCAGTGTGGATAAAAGTTCAGGCAAACGGATTGCTCACTATACAAGCTCTTTCCCAGGGATAGGTTCCAGATTACCCCCAGTTGTTGGGGTAGCAAACAAACTGAGAGCTAATCTAATGTCTGATTCAAATGCCAATATACCTCTATGTACCGTGCTACCAAAATTGGTCAGCTAA